A genome region from Mus caroli unplaced genomic scaffold, CAROLI_EIJ_v1.1 scaffold_13024_1, whole genome shotgun sequence includes the following:
- the LOC110287956 gene encoding putative uncharacterized protein FLJ45035, whose amino-acid sequence MTCPVDDNLRVTCPVHDNLSVTCPVHDTLSITCPVNDTLSETCAVHDNLRVTCPVHDMLSVTCPVHDTLSETGPVHETLSITCPLHDTLSMTFPVPETLTVTCPVMTPSARFRHPQPDGETLSETCPVRDILSVTCPVHYILNVMDTPSVRLVLSMTSSG is encoded by the coding sequence ATGACTTGCCCTGTTGATGACAACCTCAGAGTGACTTGTCCTGTACATGACAACCTCAGTGTGACTTGTCCTGTCCATGACACCCTCAGCATCACTTGTCCTGTTAATGACACCCTTAGTGAGACTTGTGCTGTACATGACAACCTCAGGGTGACTTGTCCTGTCCATGACATGCTCAGCGTGACTTGTCCTGTTCATGACACCCTCAGTGAGACTGGTCCTGTCCATGAAACTCTCAGCATTACTTGTCCTCTTCATGACACCCTCAGCATGACTTTTCCTGTACCAGAAACTCTCACTGTGACATGTCCTGTCATGACACCCTCAGCAAGATTTAGGCACCCTCAGCCTGATGGAGAAACCCTCAGTGAGACTTGTCCTGTCCGTGACATACTTAGCGTGACTTGTCCTGTCCATTATATCCTCAATGTAATGGACACACCCTCAGTGAGACTTGTCCTGTCCATGACATCCTCAGGGTGA